One Benincasa hispida cultivar B227 chromosome 5, ASM972705v1, whole genome shotgun sequence genomic window carries:
- the LOC120077585 gene encoding AUGMIN subunit 1-like yields the protein MSDIISPAVDSDSKLGSDPTSRIAEVKEWLGSEFGRVGKEIPDFEYTPFSVSHLHNFCTLSQAKTRAAEILAKDFRLKAAEYRAQAARIREILESIGMAQENLPSNVVSSAQVLANVANLLNIRDTELSSFLVAMGDISLRKVSVEEKRAKVEKDSKVLLDHTRKAIARLTYLKRTLAQLEDDVAPCEAQMDNWKTNLAVIAAKERQYMQQCANYKAMLNRVGYSPDISHGIMVEMAEHRKELEKKTKPILDTLRSYQDLPPDKALAALAIEDKKRQYAAAEKYLEDVLHSALTTTQ from the exons ATGAGCGATATAATTTCACCGGCGGTGGATTCCGATTCGAAATTGGGATCAGATCCAACCAGTCGAATCGCCGAAGTGAAGGAGTGGTTGGGATCAGAATTCGGCAGGGTCGGCAAAGAAATTCCCGATTTCGAATACACTCCTTTTAGCGTCTCTCATTTGCACAACTTCTGTACGCTCTCCCAAGCAAAGACACGCGCCGCCGAGATTCTGGCCAAAGACTTCCGCCTCAAGGCCGCCGAGTACCGCGCCCAAG CGGCGAGGATCAGAGAGATTTTGGAGAGCATAGGGATGGCGCAGGAGAATTTACCCTCCAATGTGGTTTCGTCCGCGCAAGTTCTCGCGAATGTGGCGAATTTGTTGAACATTAGGGATACTGAGCTCAGTAG TTTTCTGGTTGCAATGGGGGATATTTCTTTGAGGAAAGTAAGTGTTGAGGAGAAGAGGGCAAAGGTGGAGAAGGATTCTAAGGTCTTACTTGATCATACTCGAAAGGCAATAGCTAGATTAACATATTTGAAGAG AACGCTAGCACAACTAGAAGATGATGTAGCTCCATGTGAAGCTCAGATGGATAATTGGAAGACAAATTTAGCTGTAATAGCTGCCAAGGAGAGGCAGTACATGCAGCAATGTGCCAACTACAAG GCAATGCTTAATCGTGTGGGTTACTCACCAGATATTAGCCATGGGATAATGGTTGAAATGGCTGAGCATAGGAAAGAGTTGGAGAAGAAAACAAAGCCCATACTTGATACTTTAAGGAGCTACCAAGATCTTCCCCCT GATAAAGCTTTGGCTGCTTTAGCGATTGAGGACAAGAAAAGACAGTATGCTGCAGCTGAAAAGTAtcttgaagatgttcttcattCCGCACTCACCACGACACAATAG